The nucleotide window AGGCTGGCGGGCAGCAGTGCCTGGTAGGCCGACAGCAGCCACTGCACCAGGCCGAAGCCGGCCAACACGCCAAGGCCGGCCCCCAGCAGCATCAAGAGCCCCAACTGGCCGGCATAGATCAGCACCACCTGGCGGCGGCTGGCCCCCATGGCCTTGAGCAGGGCCACGTTGTCCACATGGCTGTCGCAATAGCGCCTGGCCGCCACGCCGATGGCCACCGCCGCCAGCAGCACGCCCATCAGGCTCGACAGCAGCAGGAAACGCTCGGCCCGGTTCAGGGCGGTGGCGATGGGCGAGCGGGAGCGCTTGATGTCGGTAAAGCTGGCCCAGGGCGGCAGCCTGGGGGTCAGCTCCTCTTCCAGGGCCTGCAGTTCGTCTTCCGGGCCACTGAGCAGGTAACGCCAGCGCACCCGCGAGCCCGGCTGGATCACCTGGGTGGCGGCCAAGTCCACCTGGTGCATCAGGGCCGGCGGCGATGCCGCAAACACGTTGAAGCCGGTATCGGGGGCCTCCACCAGCAGGGCCGTCACCTTGAGGCTGGCATAGCCCACCTCGACACTGTCCCCCACCTTGGCGCCTATGGCCTGGGCCAGGCGCTGATCCAGCCAGAGGTGGCCGGGCCTGGGCCCCTGTTGCACCACATCCTCCTGGCCGAAGGCCTGGCGGCTGATGGTGATCTCGCCCCTGAGCGGGTAATGATCGTCCACGGCGACCATGGAGGCCAGCTTCATGCCACCCTGCCCCATCAGCATGGTGGAAAAGCGGGTCTGCTCGCTGAGCTTCAGCCCCGGCACCGCCAGGGCCGACACCAGGCCATCGTCCAGGGGCTGACCGGTGCCAAGCACCAGATCGGCGGCCAGGAAGCTGGCGCCCTTGCGGCTGAAGGCCTGATCCAGGGTCTCGGCGAAGCGGGCCAGGGACACCACCGAGGCCACCGCCAGCACCACGGCCGCCAGCATGATCAGCACGTCGGGTCGCTTCAGCTCCCGGCGGAAAAGCCGCCACACCAGTTCAGGCCGCATGGGCGGCCTCCTCCAGGCGGCCGGCCTGCAGGTGCAGGGTGCGCTGGCAGCGCCTGGCCAGGGCCGGATCATGGGTGACCAGCACCAGGGTGGTGCCGAAGTCCCGGTTCAGGGCGAACATCAGCTCGGCCACCTGATCGCCGGTCTGGCTGTCCAGGTTGCCGGTGGGCTCGTCCGCCAGCAGCAGCTTGGGCTGGGTGATAAAGGCCCGGGCCAGGGCCACCCGCTGCTGCTCGCCGCCGCTGAGCTGGGAGGGAAAATGCTCCAGGCGCTCGGCCAGGCCGACCCGCTCCAACAGCGCCCTGGCATTGGCCCTGGCGTCCTTGTCACCGCGAAGCTCCGCCGGCATCATGACGTTTTCCCATGCGGTCAGGCTGGGGATCAGCAGGAACTGCTGGAACACGAAACCCAGGGTGTCCATGCGCAGCGCCGCCCGCCGGTCTTCGGACAGGTCGGCCAGGTCGACACCGTCCAGCAGCACCTTGCCGCTGCTGGGCTGATCCAGGCCCGCCAGCAGGCCCAGCAGGGTGGATTTACCCGAGCCGGAGCTGCCCATGATGGCCAGGGTCTCGCCGGCGTTGACGGACAGCTCGATGGACTCGAGAATGGAAAGCGGGGCGCCGGCCGCGGTCTGTACCGACTTCGCCAGCTTCTCTACACGTATGACAGGAGCAGCCATGCCACGATCTCTTCACTTCATCTTTGCATTGATACTGACCTTAACCTGCTTTGGATCGGCGGCCAAGACGCTGCTGGTGCTGGGCGACAGCCTGAGCGCCGGCTACGGCCTGTCCAGCCAGCAGGGCTGGGTACAGCTGCTGGCCAAGCGCCTGGATGAAGAGGCTCTTGACGTGACCGTGGTCAATGCCAGCATCAGCGGCGAAACCACGGCTGGCGGGCTGCGCCGGCTGCCGGCCCTGCTGGCCGAGCACCGGCCGACCTGGCTGTTGATCGAGCTGGGCGGCAACGACGGCCTGCGCGGTTATCCCATCGGACAAATGCGTAACAATTTGCAAAAAATGATCAGGCTGGGCCAGGACAGCGGCGCCAAGGTGATGGTCATGGAGATCTGGCTGCCCCCCAACTACGGCCCTCGCTACCTGGACGCCTTCAAGGCCAGCTTCGGCCAGGTGGCCAAGGACAACGGCGCCCGGTTGCTGCCCTTCTTCGCCAAGGACGTGGCCACCCAGGACGGCATGATCCAGGCCGACGGCATCCACCCCACGGCCCAGGCGCAACCGGCGCTGCTGGAAGCGCTCTGGCCGCACCTGCAGGCCGCCGGCATCACGGCCGACGCCACCGGGCCTGGCACCTCCCACCAGCTGACCCAGTAAGCTAGGGGCGGGCCACCGTCACCCCTTCCTGGCACAGGCGCTCGATAAGCCGGCGCGCCAGCGCCAGGGCCTGGGGATTGTCACCGTGCAGGCACAGGCTCTGGGCGCTGATGGCCAGCGGTTCGCCGGTATGGGCCAGGGCCCGGCCCCGGATCAGCGCCAGCGCCTGCTCGACCACCTCCTCCTCCGCCAGGATCAAGGCGTTCGCTTCCGTTCTCGGCACCAGGCTGCCGTCGGCCCGGTAGCGCCTGTCGGCAAAGGCTTCGCTGATCCCCTCCAGCCCTTCCCGGTGGGCCGCCAGCAGCAGCTCGCTGCCGGCCAGGCCGTAGATCTTAAGGCTGGGATCCAGATCCCGCACCGCCCGGGCGATGGCACCGGCCAGCTCGGCGTCACGGGCCGCCTGGTTGTAGAGGGCGCCGTGGGGCTTGACGTGGTGCAGCCGCCCGCCCTGGGCCTCGACCAGGGCCTTGAGGGCGCCGCACTGGTACAGCACGCTGTGGTAGCACTGGTCCGAGTCCACCCGTTGTTCGCTGCGGCCCATGTCCGGTGCCAGCCAGTGGCTGGGATGGGCACCCACGGCCACCCCCCTGGCCAGCGCCTGCCCTATGGTGGCGGCGGCCAGGACGGGGTCGCCGGCATGGCGGCCACAGGCGATATTGGCGGAGCTGATCAGCGCCAGCAGGGCCGCGTCATGGGCGGCGCCCTCTCCCAGATCGGCGTTGACATCAATGCGCTTGGACATGCTCCCTCACCCTGGCCAGGTAGGCCTGCTGCTGCCGGTAGGCCTGGACGGCCTCCCGCTGCGTGATACGCAGGAAGGCCAGCTCGTCGCCGGGGCCCAGTTGCCCCAGCTGCCACAGATCGGCCCGGCACAGCATGGCCACCTTGGGGTAACCCCCGGTGCTTTGGGCCTCGGCCCCCAGCAGGATCGGCTGACCGTCGCCCGGCACCTGCACCACCCCGGGCAGCACCCCGTGAGATGCCAGCTCCTGGCCCTGGTACCCCAGCAGGGCCGGCCCGCTCAGCCGCAGGCCCATGCGGTCGGCATGGCGGGAAACGGCCCAGGCTCCCTGCCAGAACAGGTAGCGCGCCGGCCCCGGGAAGGCCGCCTCCTCGGGCCCGGGCAGGGCCCGAAGCCGGCCCCGCCTGGGGGCGCGGATCAGCAGCGAGCCGGCAAAGCGCCGCTGTGGTTTCCAGTTCAGGACCTCGCCGTCCCTGAGCGGAGCCCCCAGGCCGGCGGCCAGATCGGCGCTGACCGAGCCCAGGAAGGGCATGCCCTCCAGGCCGCCGGACAGGGCCAGATAGGCGCGGTAGCCCTGCCTGGGCCGGGTGAAGAGCAACCGCTGCCCCGCCTCCACCGGGAAGCGCCACCAAGGGGCCACGGCGTTGCCGTCGAGGCGGGCACCGAGATCGGCGCCGGTCAGCGCCACCCAGCCGCTGCAACCGAAGCGCAGCTCGGCCATGCCAAAGGTGATCTCCAGCACCGGCGTGTGTGGCGTCTGTTGCAGCAACAGGTTGCCCAGGGTCGCGGCCAGGGGATCCATGGCCCCGGCGGCGCTGATCCCCTGGTTGCGCCAGCCGCTGCGGCCCAGATCCTGGAGGCTGGTGAGCAGCCCGGCCTTATGGATGCTTACCGTCACAACGCCACCAGTTGCACCCGGTCGCCGGGCTGCAACAGGGCCGGCGGCGACTGCTCGGGATCAAACAGGGATGCCGCGGTGCGGCCGATCAGCTGCCAGCCCCCCGGGCTCCGGCGGGGGTAGATCCCGGTCTGGTCGCCCGCCAGCGCCAGGCTGCCGGCCGGCACCTGCAGGCGCGGCTCGGCCCGCCTGGGCACCTGCAGCTGGCCACCGCTCAGGTAGGCAAAGCCCGGCATGAACCCCAGAAAGGCCACCTCGAAGGGCTGCCGGCAATGCAGGGCCACCACCTCCTGTTCGCTGAGGCCGCAGTGGCGGGCCACAAAGGGCAGATCCGGGCCTTCAATGCCACCAAAGGTGATGTCCAGCTGCACCTGCTTGCCGGGCGGAAGGCGACTCGGCCGCTGCGCCCAGATCCGGGCCAGCTTCCGGCCCAGGGCGTGGGGGTTGAGATGGGGCTTGGCCAGTACCAGGGTGAGGTTGCCCATGCCGGGCACCGCCTCCACGATACCCTGCCACTGGCACAGCTGCTCCGCCAGCCAATGCAGCTGGCGCTGGTGCAGGGGGCTGGTTTGGGCCGGGATCAGCACCAGGGCGCTGTCTCCCAGAGAGTGGATGCTCAGTTCGGTGCTGTTCATAGGGCGTTATTGCTCGGCTCTATGAACACCTTAGTTCAGCCATTGCCAAAGCCAAGCTCGGCCACTCAAGGGCAGCTGGCCTGGGCTTCCCGCTCGTTGCGCTCCAGCGGGCCCGGCTTGACCAGCAGTTGCAGGGGTACCGCATAGAAGGCGGCCAGCTCCCTGATGGTGCGATAGCTGACGTTTCGACCGGCCTCGGCCCGCTTGATGGTTGCCAGCGACAGCCGCAGCGAGCGCTTGCGGCAGGCATGGTAGAGATCTTCCTGACTCAGGCAGTTCTGCCGGCGCAGCGACTTCAACAGCCCCACATTGACCTCTTGAGTTCCCTTCATGACGTTCCCTGCTCCTTCACCTTCGTCA belongs to Gallaecimonas sp. GXIMD4217 and includes:
- a CDS encoding 5-oxoprolinase subunit PxpA: MSKRIDVNADLGEGAAHDAALLALISSANIACGRHAGDPVLAAATIGQALARGVAVGAHPSHWLAPDMGRSEQRVDSDQCYHSVLYQCGALKALVEAQGGRLHHVKPHGALYNQAARDAELAGAIARAVRDLDPSLKIYGLAGSELLLAAHREGLEGISEAFADRRYRADGSLVPRTEANALILAEEEVVEQALALIRGRALAHTGEPLAISAQSLCLHGDNPQALALARRLIERLCQEGVTVARP
- the pxpB gene encoding 5-oxoprolinase subunit PxpB encodes the protein MNSTELSIHSLGDSALVLIPAQTSPLHQRQLHWLAEQLCQWQGIVEAVPGMGNLTLVLAKPHLNPHALGRKLARIWAQRPSRLPPGKQVQLDITFGGIEGPDLPFVARHCGLSEQEVVALHCRQPFEVAFLGFMPGFAYLSGGQLQVPRRAEPRLQVPAGSLALAGDQTGIYPRRSPGGWQLIGRTAASLFDPEQSPPALLQPGDRVQLVAL
- a CDS encoding biotin-dependent carboxyltransferase family protein, which codes for MTVSIHKAGLLTSLQDLGRSGWRNQGISAAGAMDPLAATLGNLLLQQTPHTPVLEITFGMAELRFGCSGWVALTGADLGARLDGNAVAPWWRFPVEAGQRLLFTRPRQGYRAYLALSGGLEGMPFLGSVSADLAAGLGAPLRDGEVLNWKPQRRFAGSLLIRAPRRGRLRALPGPEEAAFPGPARYLFWQGAWAVSRHADRMGLRLSGPALLGYQGQELASHGVLPGVVQVPGDGQPILLGAEAQSTGGYPKVAMLCRADLWQLGQLGPGDELAFLRITQREAVQAYRQQQAYLARVREHVQAH
- a CDS encoding helix-turn-helix transcriptional regulator translates to MKGTQEVNVGLLKSLRRQNCLSQEDLYHACRKRSLRLSLATIKRAEAGRNVSYRTIRELAAFYAVPLQLLVKPGPLERNEREAQASCP
- a CDS encoding arylesterase, which produces MPRSLHFIFALILTLTCFGSAAKTLLVLGDSLSAGYGLSSQQGWVQLLAKRLDEEALDVTVVNASISGETTAGGLRRLPALLAEHRPTWLLIELGGNDGLRGYPIGQMRNNLQKMIRLGQDSGAKVMVMEIWLPPNYGPRYLDAFKASFGQVAKDNGARLLPFFAKDVATQDGMIQADGIHPTAQAQPALLEALWPHLQAAGITADATGPGTSHQLTQ
- a CDS encoding ABC transporter ATP-binding protein, with the protein product MAAPVIRVEKLAKSVQTAAGAPLSILESIELSVNAGETLAIMGSSGSGKSTLLGLLAGLDQPSSGKVLLDGVDLADLSEDRRAALRMDTLGFVFQQFLLIPSLTAWENVMMPAELRGDKDARANARALLERVGLAERLEHFPSQLSGGEQQRVALARAFITQPKLLLADEPTGNLDSQTGDQVAELMFALNRDFGTTLVLVTHDPALARRCQRTLHLQAGRLEEAAHAA